From the Chitinolyticbacter meiyuanensis genome, one window contains:
- a CDS encoding O-acetylhomoserine aminocarboxypropyltransferase/cysteine synthase family protein, translating to MKFDTQAIHAGYSPDPTTRAVAVPIYQTVSYAFDDTQHGADLFDLKVAGNIYTRIMNPTNDVLEKRVAALEGGIAGLALASGQAAITYAIQTIAEAGDNIIATSTLYGGTYNLFAHTLPQYGIEVRFVDYRDPAAISALVDARTKAVFVESIGNPLGNVVDFGAFAEVAHRNGLPLIVDNTVPSPYLTRPIEHGADIVVHSLTKYIGGHGNSVAGIIVDSGKFPWAEHKARFKRLNEPDVSYHGVVYTEALGPAAFIGRARVVPLRNTGAALSPFNAFLILQGLETLALRMERHSENALKVAEFLQGHRAVEWVNYAGLPGHESRPLIDKYFGGKASGLLTFGVKGGREAGARFQDALQLVTRLVNIGDAKSLACHPASTTHRQLSPDELKKAGVTEETVRLSIGIEHIDDILADLEQALAAAA from the coding sequence ATGAAGTTCGACACCCAGGCCATCCACGCCGGCTACAGCCCCGATCCGACTACTCGCGCGGTGGCGGTGCCGATCTACCAGACCGTGAGCTACGCCTTCGACGATACCCAGCATGGCGCGGACCTGTTCGATCTCAAGGTGGCGGGCAACATCTACACCCGCATCATGAACCCGACCAACGATGTGCTGGAAAAGCGCGTCGCCGCGCTGGAAGGCGGCATCGCCGGGCTGGCGCTGGCCTCTGGCCAGGCGGCGATCACCTACGCGATCCAGACCATCGCCGAGGCGGGCGACAACATCATCGCCACCTCCACGCTGTATGGCGGTACCTACAACCTGTTCGCGCACACGCTGCCGCAGTACGGCATCGAGGTGCGTTTCGTCGATTACCGCGATCCGGCAGCGATCTCGGCGCTGGTCGATGCGCGCACCAAGGCGGTGTTCGTCGAATCGATCGGCAACCCGCTTGGCAACGTGGTCGATTTCGGCGCCTTCGCCGAGGTGGCGCACCGCAACGGCCTGCCGCTGATCGTCGACAACACCGTGCCGTCCCCCTACCTGACCCGGCCGATCGAGCACGGCGCCGACATCGTCGTGCATTCGCTGACCAAGTACATCGGCGGCCACGGCAACAGCGTGGCCGGCATCATCGTCGACTCGGGCAAGTTCCCGTGGGCCGAGCACAAGGCGCGCTTCAAGCGGCTGAACGAGCCGGACGTGAGCTACCACGGCGTGGTCTACACCGAGGCGCTCGGCCCGGCGGCCTTCATCGGCCGCGCTCGCGTGGTGCCGCTGCGCAACACCGGTGCTGCGCTGTCGCCGTTCAACGCCTTTTTGATCCTGCAGGGGCTGGAAACGCTGGCGCTGCGCATGGAGCGGCACAGCGAGAACGCGCTGAAGGTGGCCGAATTCCTGCAAGGACACCGCGCGGTGGAATGGGTGAACTACGCTGGCTTGCCAGGCCATGAATCGCGGCCGCTGATCGACAAGTATTTCGGCGGCAAGGCTTCGGGCCTGTTGACCTTTGGCGTGAAGGGCGGTCGCGAAGCGGGCGCACGCTTCCAGGATGCACTGCAGCTGGTGACGCGGCTGGTGAACATCGGCGACGCCAAGAGCCTGGCTTGCCATCCGGCCAGCACCACGCATCGCCAGCTCTCGCCCGATGAGCTGAAGAAGGCAGGCGTGACCGAGGAGA